The genomic DNA ATTCCCGCGCGCCACGATTTGTGGCGGCGCGGCGCGGCGCTTCATCTTGGCGGACAGATTTCGCGGGGCCTGTTCGGCCTGTCGGACGCATTGGATATCGCCCGGTTACTGGCCCGCGATCTGGCGGTGGACGCCTACAGACTGAAGGATCTCTGACATGAAACAAATCGTGCATTTCGGCCCCGGTAATTTTCACCGGGCCCATCAGGCCTGGTACACTCATCTGGCCAACCAGCAGACTGACACGCAATGGCGGATCATCGCAGTTTCCCTGCAAAGCAGCACGGCGCGCGATCAACTCGCTCACCAGGATTTTGCATATACGCTGGTGATCAACGGCGAAGGGCCCACCGACTTTCAGCGTATTTCAGTGCATGACAGGATTCTGGTTGCCCCGGAAAGCCCGGATTCCGTGCTCGATCTGATCGCCGATCCCCAGACAACAATTGTCACTTTGACAGTGACGGAAAAGGGCTATCATATTGACGGCCCAACAGGCCATCTCAACACAGAGGATCCAGACATCGCCGCTGAGCTGGCGGGCGGCAACCCCACTACAGCGATAGGCTTTCTTGCGTTCGGACTGCAACGACGAAAGCAGAACGGCGCGGCACCGCTGACGATCATCAGTTGCGACAATCTGTCTTCAAACGGTGATACCCTGCAACAAATGGTCCGCGAATTTGACCGCCATGCAGATCTTGGCCTTGCATCCTATCTGGACTCATCGGTGAGATTTCCCGGCACCATGGTCGACCGCATTACCCCGGCCACCACGGACGGTTTGCGCGCCGAGGTATTGCGGGAAACCGGCTGGGCGGATCGGTCCCCTGTCGCCACGGAAGCCTTTTCGGAGTGGATTATCGAAGACAATTTCGCCGCCGCCAAACCCGCATGGAACAAGGTGGGCGCAGAATTTGTCGAAGATGTCTCCCCTTATGAGCTACGCAAACTGCGCCTGCTGAACGGGCCGCATTCCTTCCTCGCATATGCCGGCCTGTTGACTGGCCACATTTATGTTCATGAGGCAATTGACGATGCAGTGTTGCGCCAGGCCGTGGAAGAGTTGATGCTGGAAGCCACAGCCACACTGCCGGCCCGCATGCAAGCCGATGCGCCGGATTATTGCCGCAAACTCATTGCACGCTTTGCCAATCCCGCTCTCAAGCATGAACTGGCGCAAATTGCCGGGGATGGCAGTCAGAAACTGCCGGTACGCATTCTTCCGGTAATTTCCGAACGCAGCAAAAAAGGCTTTGACTCGCCGCGCGCCTGCGACGCCATCTCGCACTGGCTGGTTCACATTTACCAACGCAGCAGCGCCGGGACGAAGATTGTTGATCCGCTGGCGCAGAAATTCGCCGCCATGCTGCAATCCACCTCCGACAGGCACGAGATATTTGCAGCGATCTTGAATACGCTTTCGCCCGGTCCGGATATTGATCAGACAAGAATCCTCGATCGTGCCGGGGAAATTATCGACGCATGACAATGCCATCGCGGTCGAAGCGGTACACCCGGTCCGGCTGAAATCTGGCAGCAAGTTTTGCGTCGATGGCAAAATCATGCTCGCCGAACAACCGAACCGCCAGCAGACCCGCAGCACCGCAATCGAGGAACAGATTGGTGTCTGCACCCAGATGCTCGACATGGGACACCACACCTTCCACATCGCCCCCCTCGGAGCCGACCGAAATATGCTCTGGACGGATGCCGAGCGTGGCCGCGCTCGTATCTCCTACAACAGCCGCATCAATGAAATTCATTTGCGGCGAGCCGATGAAACCGGCGACAAATCTGTTGGCCGGATGATTATATAATTCCATCGGTGAACCGATCTGCTCCACCTTTCCTGCATTCAGCACCACAATCCGGTCGGCCAGGGTCATGGCTTCGGTCTGGTCATGGGTCACATAAACCATGGTCGCGCCCAGTTCCCGGTGCAGCCGGGCAATCTCCAGCCGGGTATTGACCCGCAGCGCCGCATCCAGATTGGACAGCGGCTCATCAAACAAAAACAGTTTCGGCTTGCGCACAATCGCGCGGCCAATGGCAACGCGCTGGCGCTGGCCACCGGACAATTCGGCAGGCCTCCGCTCCAGATAATCTTCCAGCGACAGCATCCGCGTTGCCAGATCGACCCGCTGGACAATCTCGTCTCTGGGGGTTTTGGTCTGTTTCAGGCCAAGGCTCATATTGTCCCGCACCGACAGATGCGGATACAGCGCATAGGTCTGGAACACCATCGCAATTCCGCGATCCGTCGGCGGTTTGCCATTGACCACTTCATCGTCGATTCTGATCGTCCCGCCGCTGGCATCCTCCAGTCCGGCGATGGTGCGCAGCAGCGTCGATTTTCCGCAGCCTGACGGGCCGACAAAGACCACGAATTCGCCATCCGCAACTTCAAGATCGATGCCGTTGAGAACCTCGACCGAGCCGAATTTCTTGGAAATGTCGTTTAACTGTAATGAGCCCAATATCTTGCTTTCACCCCTTGGATCATTTGGTTTGCGTGGACCTACAACCGGATTTCCCGGCCACTGCGGATGCTTTCATCCGCCGCCATGCAGATCCGCAGCGACTGCACCGCGTCCTGCATATGCCGGGACAGATCGATATCTTCACAAATCGCTTTCAGCACAAAGGCTTGCTCCCGGTCGCAGAGCCCCTGATGATCCGGCTCATCTTCCATGGAAAGAAGCCGGTCAGGGGCAGAAAACCGCCCGTCAGCGTCGGTTTGGCCGCTGTGAATGCGGATTTTCGAAGTTCTTGTA from Pararhizobium sp. IMCC3301 includes the following:
- a CDS encoding mannitol dehydrogenase family protein: MKQIVHFGPGNFHRAHQAWYTHLANQQTDTQWRIIAVSLQSSTARDQLAHQDFAYTLVINGEGPTDFQRISVHDRILVAPESPDSVLDLIADPQTTIVTLTVTEKGYHIDGPTGHLNTEDPDIAAELAGGNPTTAIGFLAFGLQRRKQNGAAPLTIISCDNLSSNGDTLQQMVREFDRHADLGLASYLDSSVRFPGTMVDRITPATTDGLRAEVLRETGWADRSPVATEAFSEWIIEDNFAAAKPAWNKVGAEFVEDVSPYELRKLRLLNGPHSFLAYAGLLTGHIYVHEAIDDAVLRQAVEELMLEATATLPARMQADAPDYCRKLIARFANPALKHELAQIAGDGSQKLPVRILPVISERSKKGFDSPRACDAISHWLVHIYQRSSAGTKIVDPLAQKFAAMLQSTSDRHEIFAAILNTLSPGPDIDQTRILDRAGEIIDA
- a CDS encoding ABC transporter ATP-binding protein, with product MGSLQLNDISKKFGSVEVLNGIDLEVADGEFVVFVGPSGCGKSTLLRTIAGLEDASGGTIRIDDEVVNGKPPTDRGIAMVFQTYALYPHLSVRDNMSLGLKQTKTPRDEIVQRVDLATRMLSLEDYLERRPAELSGGQRQRVAIGRAIVRKPKLFLFDEPLSNLDAALRVNTRLEIARLHRELGATMVYVTHDQTEAMTLADRIVVLNAGKVEQIGSPMELYNHPANRFVAGFIGSPQMNFIDAAVVGDTSAATLGIRPEHISVGSEGGDVEGVVSHVEHLGADTNLFLDCGAAGLLAVRLFGEHDFAIDAKLAARFQPDRVYRFDRDGIVMRR